Genomic window (Gasterosteus aculeatus chromosome 1, fGasAcu3.hap1.1, whole genome shotgun sequence):
CCAAAATCCCTTTGCCAGATGTTCAGCTACCTCCCTCTCCACGCTGCTTCGCTCCCCGTCTTCCTCTTCGTGACTTAGCGCAGAGTCTGCCGGCTCACCTTCCGTTTTCGATTCAAGGCCGGACGCGCTCTGCTCTAACGGCGCGCGCCCATCGCCCGCCCCCGACGCGCTGAGTGGACAGGAACCGGGGGCGCAGTTGCTTTCAGCCATGAGCGTCTCCACAGTCTGCTTAACATCTCTGCCCGCTGGCTCGATAAGTTCTGGCAGATTCATGTCCCCAGTTGACAGCTCACAGGGTAAGCCACAATCTGCCAAACTCAACCCACTTCCGTTACACACGTCTATCTCTAAAATATCCGTCCCACAGAACCGCGAGGCTTGATCTGCTTTGCCGGTGTCTGCGCATGGCAAAGACAGCATGGGGCACGCAACATTGTTTGTTAACTCCGAGGATAAGGGGGTCATTTGGGGCCCACAATCCTCcaaacaaaagtgtttttccCCGCTGTTCGTCTGACTAAGAGGACACTGCGATGGGAGAGCTGTTTGTTCATTCTCTCTTGAAGGCGCTGAGCTGTGTGACTCCAATGATTTTGGTTGGCTGCTTTCTGCGCCGGGGCTAAAACTGGCACTGGGATCCCGGCTCAGGCAACAGACTCTGCGCCTGACCTCTCGCGTCGCGCTTTTGCCTTCGGAATACTTTGGGATGAGGAAATCAAAGCATGCCGACTCCAAATCATGAAATCCTAAAAACTCAGCACTGCTGTGGATGGCGtgaatgttttctttggtgAATGGTAGCTTTGATGTGTAGGCAAATTGAAGCAAAGGTTCAAACCCCCCAATGGTCACCTGTAGGGAAATAGACGCAGACAATTGTTCAGGTACCATGAACCTTACAGCATAACGTAGGCAGCCTATGCTACGGTACTAAGCTACTACACACCCATTAAAAATCAACGAAAGGTCTTATTTTTCACTGCGGCGTTGACAAATATTTTGTTTGCAAGGACAGTGTGATGTAGGCATGTGCTACATTGTAAGGACTGCAAACGGTTATGTTATACAAAAGCAAATAGTGCcagacaaaatacattttgcagtgTCTACATTCTGCAAAATTTGAATGTTTGGTCACATTCAGGAACTTTCAGTGGATGTGCATCGCAGCCCTCAACTTTTAGCCATTCCCCAAATCAACGTGAGAGCCTCTCATTGACGAGCCCTCTTCTTTCAGGATGCCCATTATTAACTTCAGTCTAAAGTCACTTGTGTTATGATATGTGTGCTCAATTACAGATATCATTCTCCCAAAAAGTTACTCGTACATGGTAAATACAGTCAGGTCATGCCCACaatttttttggtgtgtgttgttgttccaCATATCCTTAAGATGAGCAGCAGGACACCGACCTCATCGGGCAAGGTGATGATGGGGTTCGGTCTGGTGACGTTGGCGATCCTGCTGTGAAAGTATTCACTGCAGGAAGCCAACACACAGCAGTGGGCCCGGAAGCTCCTGTTTTCCACCACCACCGTCACATCGCACAGGACGTCCTGCTGCCTCTGGTCATCCAGACACTGGAGAACGTGGTCGCTGTGCACCGCGGACTGAAAGGTGAACACTGACACGCGAGGGCCTTGGGCCGACATGGTTGGAGGAAGAAATGCTCAGCCTGTGTGACAGAGGGAAGCCAAAGAAACAAAGCCGCATGATCAGACTTTACTGTACTAACTTTACTTCTGCTTCTTGGTGGCATTACTGAGACAACTCAAAACATAGACAAATGTGTTGAAAAGCGGTTTTACAACGAGGTCAAACTGCTGCAATACGACTCATTTGTTTAACCGTCTTTAACCAGAGGAACAAGTTACCAGTAATTACGTTAATACTTAACCGTTAGTTGCACAGAGAATCCGACCTTCCCATCAAGGGATTTGAATGATCCAATCGGATTCAAGTCGAACATAacttattgtattatattttcataagTTAACATTGATCTAGACAGCAAACTATCTGAGCGAACTTTATGCCCAATGCACGTTAAAGCAGCCGGGATGGATTGCAAGTTGGAATGCTGACTCATTTCTAGCGGGGTTAGTTACACAACTGGGCCCCGCAGGAGCGGCTCAACGATCATATAAACATTCACGACAAGACCGTTACGTTACTAGCGACCGACGACATTGACATTTAACTTAAAGTTCGAAACAACAGCAATGTTTGAAGGACTTTACGCTAGGCTAGGATAGCGTTAACAACCGCGGCGATAGCATCGTTCTGTTGTTGAGACTAAAATCTAAAACATCCCTTAACAGTAACTTTAAAATCCCCTAAATAAACGCCGAATGTTTACTGACCTGTCATGTCAGCTCGATAATAACACTGCCATTGAGTACGTTAGAGGTGTTTCTGGACATCCGGAACCAGACCGTAATGTTGTCATGTGACGACTTAGAGCAGGAAAAACGGTAACACgtactgcgcatgcgcagtgcgagcggagccaaaaaaaaaaggccaagacAAGTATACAAATCCAACATTgaagcatttcattttgatttgttttcatgagatttgataaaaaaaatacacataaatacgtTTTACAAATTGGGTTCTCCCACAACATTTAATTGGTCTCCAGAAATTTTTGATTTTTGTAATGCAAACAAAATCGACCACCACAACCCGTTCAATGTCCAGGGTCTTCGCCGACCTTGCAATATTTGGTGAGTGAACATACAGCTGGTGCCGTTTGATACCGGACACACTTTGTGAAACCCCTATGATTTTAACTTTGTGCGAGCCCCATTGTAAGGGCTGACGAATCTGGTTGGTTAACTGATGATCCCGTACACTGTGGAGCAGACGCAGCACACCGGTTTGTCGGATTTCCTGAGTAGTGATGCACAGTCCGATCAGAGGATTCTTTCGTAGAAGAGGAGGTAGGCTTGGCAACCCTGGACTTTACTCTCGCTCACAGGTTGAACGCTTGTGTCACTGACATGGAACCAGGATCCTCTGGGTGGCGCTTCACGTCCTGAGGAGAAGTGAGGAGTTAGTGGAGGGCtacataaaaacattaaaatcaagttgttattattctattgatGGTTACGCCAAAGCACGCCTACCTTCAGCTATGAAGCCGTTGGATGAAGGCTTATGGCACTCAGATCGTGCTTTCACATATGCTGTGTAATGACCGGACCTCATTGTTCCGCTGTGCTCTACGATGCCGTACAAACTGTACAAAACCTGAGAATCTCCCTCGGTCAAGTTCTGTTTGGAAACAACTTGTGTTAATACCTGAagtacaattaaaacaaaaaagaatttACAAATAGTGTGTCGACAATTAAAGTGGTCAATCCCAATATTTACCTCGCATTTAACCACACAGAAGGGAGCGAGATCCAGTATCAGGGGGAAACTGACATGTCTGTTCACCTTGCAAATACTGTATCCATtctagaggaaaacaaaagaaatgcccATTAAAAAGGATGTTTCACTGCATTTTGAAGGATAACAGTAAAGAAAGTGTTATTCTCTTTAAAAAGTGGGTCACATTTGAGTGAATAACAACAGCTGAGAGTTGACATAATCAAAAATGTGTACACGTGCTGAAATCATCTTCAAAATGGTTTTACCTGTTGAAACCTTTTCAAATGAAGGGTAAGCACAGGTGGGGGCGAAGAGATCAGCATTTGCTTCAAGGCATCAGTGTAGACATTCTTCTTGGATCctgagcacaaaaaaaaaaaaaaaaaaaaaaaggtacatttgTGATACCGtactgcaaaaacacaacaacaccaccGCCAGTCAGATAACTTTCACTTACCTCCGACCTTTTCCTTGTTTGACTGCACTTTAGTGCAGGTGACACACAGCAGGCTGTTGTTCTGCGTGAGTGTTTCCACTTCAGTGAAGTGAAAAAGGCACGACTGTACTGAACACTCCTGTTTCTCAGGGGCCGTTCTGGTAGCCAGTGTGCAGAAGGCAAGCTCCGGGTCCTGACTTACTACGGTgtactccttctcctccagcggCTCAACTTCACTCTCCATTGTTGCATCCACAGCATTCGATTCTTCCAAGTCGGCGTCATCCAGGGCTACTTTCTCCATTTCACTCACCAGCTGCGTGCCATCTTCATCTCTTTCCAGATCCATTTCAGATATTTTGTCAGCGTCTGAAACAACGTCCTTTGAGGGCTGCTCGTCCGACAGGACCGTAAAACGGTTGCTGACCGACGGGTCGCAATCGATAACTGAATCCacgtcttcctctttttccttatCCTCGACGGGATTTAGATTCTGCTGGTCCTGTTCAGAAGCACTGATTTGTGCAGGACTGCCCTCGCTGAGTGAGGCTTCTTCATCCGTTGCATTGTCAGCATTTTCCCCGTCCTTTGCATCTGCAGCAGCGTTGGTCTGTTCACTCTCCGTCTGGCTCGCAGAGGAGAGATTGTCCAAAGTGACTCTGTCCTCAATCTTTTGCTGCCTCTTTTGATGCTTTAAGACAAGAAAAATTAAAAGATACCAactatttagtttattttgcaCAATTATTCAACCATGAAAATTGAGAAATAAGGAGAAAAGGAAGCTTCCACCAGTCTACAAATCAGTGAGGTACCTTTGCCTGCTTCTTTGCctgtttctttgctttcttctgCTGGTACTTGCTGCCGGAGCCGGAGAGGTCGTCGTCATTCCCGTTTGTCAAAGCAGGGCTGTTTCTCTCATCCTGGCTCGACTCACTGGTGCTCTGAACCGCTTTCTTCAGGTTCTTCTTCCTGTATGCCTGCAAGATGTGGTCACCAGCGGGTTACATGTGTGCGAACCAAATAAAACACGAATGAGTGGTTGCTCGACAAAATAACAATGATTTACCTCATCAGAAACAGGAAGGGAAAGGTCCAAAAACATCTCTGTGACTACAGACACCTGGAAGTTCAAAGCAGCGGTCATTCAGGTTGAGGTTGATACAATACTAACAAATTAGCCtgcattttatccaaaatacaTACCGTTTTACACTGCTGACACATTATAGTGCTGGTCATTTCCCCACCAAAAACTTGGTCGACAAAGTTTTTGGGACATCCATTTTTTTCGTATTCTGAAATTAGAACTTCATTTGTAAGATTTAGCTATTAGTTGTACCAATATTGTATACAGTACTAATTAGTTTCAGCAGATTAGCCTAAAAGATTGGAGTTTAATGTGTAGCCCAGGTTCTTACCTTTAACTAGTGTTTTGAGCTGATCTCCATCTGTGCCTTTTCTAGATTCTTTCAATGCGTCGCTGATCCCAGAGCTTACTCTCTGAACATACAAAGACAAGCTTTAAatggaaattataaaaataaccTTTCATAAACAAGACAGAGGAACTTTTGTAGACATAAGACGTACAAAATGTTTGCCTGAACTGTATCGTTTGTCATTTCTACCTTTTAACGCCGTTCTGCATTCTTATAAAACCTCGGCCCTTTGAAAATGAACCAACCTATTGGACAACCTTTCTGGGGGAGCAAAGTATTCCTACGGTCAGAGCGAACAAGTGCTATTTAGCCGCACGTCTTCACAGATCTAGACTAAAATAATCTGGATGATGTGTTAACAATAAGCATGAAAGAAGAAGTGCACGGCGCATATACAGATCATCTGGTTCACAAGCATGTATTCAATGCAGTTCTGTAGTCAATACATCCATGTCACACTCAAGTCACTTGGACAGCCACAGACTCAATTGCTTTAAAACTTAATGCATACTCTGCTCTCCTCAGCTCGCATCCCATCCAGAAGGTAGCGCAGCAGCTCCTGACTATCTTGCTGCTGAAATCCTTTGAACCTGGCTGCCCTGCAGAAACAAGAGGGGACAACTAACAACACTGCAGAAATGCTGggattttgttgtttgttgttataTTTTAAGCACATGTTAAGACTGAGCTCCAGGTGGTCGCACTCACTTTTTACAAACTTGCGTGAACAACTCCCTCGGCGTCACCACACCCTTCTTTGATTGCTGAATCTCATTGAGTAGTTGACACATGGCCAAAGTCAGGGATCCAGGCTGGcctaactgcgttaaaataggCGCCTGCACACAtaacaaacaaaaggctttcATTAATAAACTGTGTAAATTAGACACAATCTTCAGTTAACAACAATTTGAAGATGAATGGCAACACACCAgatcagaggaggaaacaggctTGATGTGAAGACTAATATTCTCTTCTGTCACTTTGTTGAGAGTCTGTCTTAAGATGTGTGTTTGAGAAAGATTCTGGAAAACACAATGACAGCAAGTAGCAATAATCATAATAACTACAATTCACCACTTCTCTCATTTAAATTCAAGACTGATGTCCTATAAAGCACCGGCTTACCTGAATGACCGCGTTAAAGAAACACGTGTTTCCCAGGTTGCTCAGCCCCTTTACAGAAACACCTCCACCGTCTTCAGGACAGTCAGACTTTTTTGATATCGCAACGCTCTCTTTCTTGACGGTTTTCTTTTGATGGCCCTTGTTTTCgttgtcctcgctctcctctgcCTTTACAGTCCCAGTCTTCTGATCAACGTCCAGCAAACTGTCGCCTTCCTTTACTCCTAAACAACCAAACACAACATGGCGATAAGAGTCAGGAATTCCACTAATAcagtttgacaaaaacaaataaataaatagatactTACTGCTCTGTGGTCTCTTGATGGGATCTACAGAAGTTTGCTTTTGTATGTTGGTCACCAGCTGAGCCAAATGTCCGGTTCTAGAGTAATGGACTTCGTCGTCACAAATGTAACACCTGCATGTTTGGAAGAAGATTAATGCAAACGGAGTACTTCTTAATCCAAACACAACGTGTGCCTCTGTGATGGAAACACCACGCCAGCGTACTCACCAGACACTCCAGTTGTCCAAACTGATTACCAGGCAATGTGGCTCCGACCGCGGAGTCTCATAATGTTTGATGGCATGCCGGTTCGTAGAGTTTTGTCCACATCCCTGGTAGAAACGCATCTGGCTGTTTAGCAAAAAGTCACTTCATGCACTTTAAGATTCTTGATGATAAATGGGTTAAATAAACTCACTATATGGCCACATTTTAAGCACATCCATATGGGTATTGTTTCCTGTTCCTCTTCAGAGTTTTGTGCCACCGGGGTGctgatattttctttattttcttcatgcTTACAATGCTGACAACTCGTCCAATTGGAATTCCCTGagagtttttttaaaagagtttgGTCCGTTCCCTTTTTTATGTGCCTGCAGGATGGACCTATGAAGATATAAAAATCCACATAATGTGGCAAAGTAACCCAAAAGCATTTTACAGGTTGTCATATATCATCAATATGGTGACACATTCATTTATGATATATTCTTTACCTGCCAAGTCAATTTCATCTTCTTCTCTGGAGCTCTTGtccttcccctttttctttaCCATTTTCACCTAACGTCAAACACAATTAGAAATGCACGTAAATCAGACGCGACAGTCGCCTGAAGTTTGGTGTGATCATAATGCTGCTTAACACAACTCTGTGCCACTACGTTCACTGCCAGAAGATAACAACAAGTAACGTAACATCAACGTTTAACGTGAAATCAATGACCATCCTCAGGGTTCAGTCCACTTACTGTCACAGtctgcagtttaaaaaaacactttgaatggATTAATTATCTCATCCggaaagaagagaaaggggGTCCAGTAAATCACAATatcgcaacaaaaaaaaactcgaCAGGTTTGGCAGAATCAGCCGAAAAATTCCAGCTGACACAtgcagaggaaagaggaacGGAAATGCGAGGGCACCACTGTTACCGATACGTGTGCTTCCGGTGTGCGTCGCTTTAAACAGTCCGAGTAGAAACAACGCTCGATGAGCAGCCTAGAGCACTAGCGGGGTGATTACAGAAGTTGCCCAGGTGTTTGACTGGTATGTGTGTCAAGAATCCACATGTAAATAACGTACAACGGTACATGCATTTATTGCAATACGCTTGTCAAGACTTTGAGCGACCAGTTGAATGTGGAGACAGaaagcagcttttttttatAGCGCTAGTTAAGATCGCCGATCTGACCTCACTTTGCCTTCACCAGTATGTCTTGCTTAGAGTGCGCCGAGTCTCAACTTGCAGAGATCGAGCTGCTGACCAGCATGTTTCCCAGCCGGGAGGAGCTGGAGATCAGCGACCAGCTGGCACTAGCTGAGCTCAGAGTCTACGTGGAGGGTTCAGCTTCAATGGAAACCCCTCCTTCATCTTCCAGACCTCAGTTTCTCATCAAGCAGCAGCTGGACCATGCAAGCACGGAGAAGGTAACTAAATAGCCAGCTGTCATAATGTGTCACGGCCACTGCCAAATATGTctcaaaacacaattgttttcttattttcttgcaTAACCCAGACGGAGTTCGTTCTAGCATGTGCTTATCCATCGGAGTATCCCCGTGTGTTACCAGAGATAACTGTCCGGTAAGCAAATGTACACTTTTGATGTGTAATAAAGGTGGGGAAATCTTTACATGCAAAACAAGAACTTCTACAAATCATTTACTTATTGTCATATTGCAAAGGGTGACACTTGGAAACAGCAATACACCGTGTTCATGTTATAATGGAATGTTTCATAATAATCACAATGCACAATCCTGCAGTAGCAGTGGCCGAAAGTGCGAAACAATGACTTTTGTCAACTAACATGTCCAGTTTATTTCAcgtataatttaatttaagtatGATCATGTTGATCCGAAAGTACACAGCTGTTACTTGAAAAATGTTAGAAAGTGCAGCATTGAATGCTGAGCTTTTCCCCCAAAAGAGTTCACAATATGTGAAAATGGGCCACTATAGTGCAATGGGGAATCCAGTTTGAAACATTTCATCTTTATGAAACAGACATAAATATCTCAAGCACACGCAGTGGAAAAGGTCCATGTCAGTGTAGGAAAGAGAGAGGTTATTTTACTGTATGAGTCTGCATGTGTAAAAATAGTCTTTGCAGTTCACTGTATGTGATGACTTGATACATGTGTTGAGCAGTAACATtaatttcttttctcctgcataTCTGTATTAAACTTCTCTGTCAAAGGGGTTTGAAGACTTGCATCAATCTCGGTTGATGAGTAGCAGAAATCACTGCTTGTGTGGGAAAATACATCTTGGTTTATCCTTTCCTGCAATTTTTCTTTAGATGGCCAGTATCTGACGCAAATCAAATACATCACATTACTATGCAGAGTATTGCAACCGcattaaagaaaatacatctGTTAAGTTGCTTTTAGAAAATATTGTGTCGTGAGTagtcatttatattcattattaaGACCTCCTGAATATTGTTCTAGTTATTTATACGCAAATCTCCGCTTATtagatttttattaaaaatttTCAGTATGGAAACTTCCATACTGAAAATGTTTAAGTCCTACTGGCCTTGAATGTTTTCCGAATCCTTCTCTCCAGCATATTTTGCTTGTGCATTAGGTGTGCTGGCGTCAGCAGGGCCCAGCAGACAGAGCTGCACACGGATCTCAATGCGTACCTCGTGGAAAACGGCCAGGGGGAAGTATGCGTGCTCTCCGCTGTGGACTGGGTCAAAGACCACCTGCAGGTCTTCATCAATAAGAGTTCCTCAGCACCAACGGCCTCTAAGCAGGAGTCTGCATCTCCGGGGCCACAGGAAGGGTTCAGCCGACTGTGGATTTACAGCCACCACATCTACAACAagacgaagaggaagaacaTCTTGGAGTGGTCCAAGGAGCTGGGCTTGTCAGGATTTAGCATGCCTGGGAAGCCGGGCATCGTGTGTGTTGAAGGTCATCATTCTGCCTGCGAGGAGTTCTGGTCCAGGTAACGTaagtgttgttattttttgcagTTTCTGTCACAGCCAGAAGCCCGCAGAGGTCGCAGGTTCATTATTTTTCCAAACCCTTTTCCGCCCCCATTTCACAGAGTGAAGGGTCTGACATGGAAGAAGATCATGATTCGACATAGAGAGGATATTTCCCTTGATCTTACGGGAGAGCACAGCGGAGCTGGTGAAAGTATAGACTCCCTACGCAAATTCACTGGCTTTGAAGAGGCCATGTTTGACCCCCATGGGAACAGAGGTAATCACATGGACCTCGGGCAGCTCTACCAGTTCTTGAATGAAAAAGGCTGTTCTGACATCTTTCAGATATATTTTGGCATTGAAGGGAGGTAGAGTTTACATCCCGGGAGTGTAGATATGCACACTCGGGCCTCGTCATTGAAGTCAATTCTTATGGATTCCACAATgcattctgttcatttctatCTTATTTTTCACATAAAATACATGTTAAGCTTGTGGTCACATGTACCTATGATAACTAAATAAGCTTTTCATAGCTTTTTCTGCAATTTTGAGAAAGTAAAACTTATTTTTAGCTAACAGGCATGTTTAAGCCTTAAAAGATCTTCGTAATATTGGCAATTTGAGTACTTTAAAGATTACAACTTGCCCTAGGTGATGATTTCCCATAAATTACAACACGTTGTATTACTACCAAGCGGTTACAGGATTTCCAGGTCTGATACCACATTAATAATTGGACAACCTAGTCAACAATATGCTGGATATCTGTTTATAAAATCTTTCCATTTACCTCTTTTGAATTATAGATAACATAACTGTGGAAAGTCTCTCTCCAATTTTCTTTGAAGGATTTGTTCTCAGGTAAAATGGGGTTTATTCTGGGTTACACTGGTATT
Coding sequences:
- the LOC120815954 gene encoding transcription regulator protein BACH1, whose translation is MSAQGPRVSVFTFQSAVHSDHVLQCLDDQRQQDVLCDVTVVVENRSFRAHCCVLASCSEYFHSRIANVTRPNPIITLPDEVTIGGFEPLLQFAYTSKLPFTKENIHAIHSSAEFLGFHDLESACFDFLIPKYSEGKSATREVRRRVCCLSRDPSASFSPGAESSQPKSLESHSSAPSRENEQTALPSQCPLSQTNSGEKHFCLEDCGPQMTPLSSELTNNVACPMLSLPCADTGKADQASRFCGTDILEIDVCNGSGLSLADCGLPCELSTGDMNLPELIEPAGRDVKQTVETLMAESNCAPGSCPLSASGAGDGRAPLEQSASGLESKTEGEPADSALSHEEEDGERSSVEREVAEHLAKGFWSDLCPPQPQALPLEPTDQNNLAKASDFHWLKQLDLSSNVGDCPFLRDFGTGDDPAPHADSLSQSEKSPYMSSSLNSGDDSDLDTDGDTEANYKRAAEIQLPFPVEQISAVSRSAFQQLLRHHHLTPDQLEFVHHVRRRSKNRAAAQRCRKRKLDSIYQLECEIKRLRNQKERLLHERTDLEHNLAETRQSLCGLCKSVSLQTTGSDQDHLQLLAKVSADSPIHSPPVLGAGEESQVLFQMVSSSACDRSKPPADSAQTAAAATGPQTEEAVPPQSCLSVSLLDVCLDMDNSL
- the usp16 gene encoding ubiquitin carboxyl-terminal hydrolase 16, yielding MVKKKGKDKSSREEDEIDLAGPSCRHIKKGTDQTLLKKLSGNSNWTSCQHCKHEENKENISTPVAQNSEEEQETIPIWMCLKCGHIGCGQNSTNRHAIKHYETPRSEPHCLVISLDNWSVWCYICDDEVHYSRTGHLAQLVTNIQKQTSVDPIKRPQSRVKEGDSLLDVDQKTGTVKAEESEDNENKGHQKKTVKKESVAISKKSDCPEDGGGVSVKGLSNLGNTCFFNAVIQNLSQTHILRQTLNKVTEENISLHIKPVSSSDLAPILTQLGQPGSLTLAMCQLLNEIQQSKKGVVTPRELFTQVCKKAARFKGFQQQDSQELLRYLLDGMRAEESRRVSSGISDALKESRKGTDGDQLKTLVKEYEKNGCPKNFVDQVFGGEMTSTIMCQQCKTVSVVTEMFLDLSLPVSDEAYRKKNLKKAVQSTSESSQDERNSPALTNGNDDDLSGSGSKYQQKKAKKQAKKQAKHQKRQQKIEDRVTLDNLSSASQTESEQTNAAADAKDGENADNATDEEASLSEGSPAQISASEQDQQNLNPVEDKEKEEDVDSVIDCDPSVSNRFTVLSDEQPSKDVVSDADKISEMDLERDEDGTQLVSEMEKVALDDADLEESNAVDATMESEVEPLEEKEYTVVSQDPELAFCTLATRTAPEKQECSVQSCLFHFTEVETLTQNNSLLCVTCTKVQSNKEKVGGSKKNVYTDALKQMLISSPPPVLTLHLKRFQQNGYSICKVNRHVSFPLILDLAPFCVVKCENLTEGDSQVLYSLYGIVEHSGTMRSGHYTAYVKARSECHKPSSNGFIAEGREAPPRGSWFHVSDTSVQPVSESKVQGCQAYLLFYERIL
- the rwdd2b gene encoding RWD domain-containing protein 2B isoform X1; this translates as MSCLECAESQLAEIELLTSMFPSREELEISDQLALAELRVYVEGSASMETPPSSSRPQFLIKQQLDHASTEKTEFVLACAYPSEYPRVLPEITVRIFCLCIRCAGVSRAQQTELHTDLNAYLVENGQGEVCVLSAVDWVKDHLQVFINKSSSAPTASKQESASPGPQEGFSRLWIYSHHIYNKTKRKNILEWSKELGLSGFSMPGKPGIVCVEGHHSACEEFWSRVKGLTWKKIMIRHREDISLDLTGEHSGAGESIDSLRKFTGFEEAMFDPHGNRGNHMDLGQLYQFLNEKGCSDIFQIYFGIEGR
- the rwdd2b gene encoding RWD domain-containing protein 2B isoform X2, translating into MSCLECAESQLAEIELLTSMFPSREELEISDQLALAELRVYVEGSASMETPPSSSRPQFLIKQQLDHASTEKTEFVLACAYPSEYPRVLPEITVRCAGVSRAQQTELHTDLNAYLVENGQGEVCVLSAVDWVKDHLQVFINKSSSAPTASKQESASPGPQEGFSRLWIYSHHIYNKTKRKNILEWSKELGLSGFSMPGKPGIVCVEGHHSACEEFWSRVKGLTWKKIMIRHREDISLDLTGEHSGAGESIDSLRKFTGFEEAMFDPHGNRGNHMDLGQLYQFLNEKGCSDIFQIYFGIEGR